GTATCCGAAGCTGGAGCATAAAGTTTTAAACGCTGGTTAGGGAAACTTGGATTAACTTGGTTCCAGTTAGTTACTTTGTTGGTTGATTTACTATTCCAAATCTTATTAAGTTCTTCGATACTTAGACATTTGGCAAAATTATTTTTAGCATTGACAATAACTGCAATCCCATCTAAAGCGACAGGTAGCTCTACAAACTCAATGTTCTTCTTCTGACAGTTTGCAATTTCTTCATCTCTGAACGGACGCGAGGCATTAACGACATCAAGGCTACCAGCACAAAACTTACTAACACCCCCGCCAGTACCGCTGGAAGCAACACTAACCTGAGCAGTAGGTTTAAGTTTTTGATATTCTTCAGCAACAGCTTGAGCAATTGGAAAACCTACAGCTGCACCATCAACACTTACCTCGTTTTTCATCTCCTGCGCCCTGTCACAGGAAGTTATTCCCAAGGTACAAATTATTAGAGAGGTAAGTAAACTGTGATGCTTCAATTGATTGTAAATGTTCATAATCTAAAGATAGTAAAAAAGTGGCTTGATGTAAAATTTGCCAGCAAATGGCTATCTTGAGTTAAGCCATTACTGTGAAATAGAAACTGTTCATGCTTTGCTAGCAGACTGAATTTTGTCAAAAATGCCCCCATTCACAAAAAACTTCTTCTGAATAGCATCCCATCCTCCCAAATCTTCAACTGTAAACAGGGTTTGGAGTTGAGGATATTTTGATGCCACTTCTGCTGCTATGAAGGGTTGCACGGGACGGAATCCGAAATTAGC
This region of Nostoc sp. UHCC 0302 genomic DNA includes:
- a CDS encoding PstS family phosphate ABC transporter substrate-binding protein, which encodes MNIYNQLKHHSLLTSLIICTLGITSCDRAQEMKNEVSVDGAAVGFPIAQAVAEEYQKLKPTAQVSVASSGTGGGVSKFCAGSLDVVNASRPFRDEEIANCQKKNIEFVELPVALDGIAVIVNAKNNFAKCLSIEELNKIWNSKSTNKVTNWNQVNPSFPNQRLKLYAPASDTGTFDYFTQAVTKKAKNSRTDYTPSQNQNVLVQGIAGDVTALGYVGISYYMQNQNKLNLVGVKSPNGTCEKPVPLDNIVRNVYTPLSRPLFIYVSKKSLDTKPLVRDFVSFYIDNSWKWVDEVGYVPLPDQAYVKVKAKSVSGQTGSKFNKAKPGKPILDFI